The Theileria parva strain Muguga chromosome 1, complete sequence, whole genome shotgun sequence DNA window tagaagGCTGAAATGGACGCTAAAGTTGGAGGATGAACACATTGGATACACTcgatttatttttacaatttcaagttatttctcatttttggattattaaataaataaatttcaaacataaaatttttaaaaaaagcTCTCAATTTCCATATTTCAAACTTATACTCTTGTATTCCCTTATTTTTACCATAATTTAAGTTCATTCCAATTTTATGgttttagtattatataatctttattatttattgattaTTTATGCTTAAATTTCGATTTATTGGTTATGCCATGGGGATGTGTTAACTGGAGTTACTATTcagtaatataatttaataaaatatgctagaataattatttgtaatattttaaaattttgtaaaatctTAGTTCAATATGTCATATGTTAGAATAACAAACTTTACAGCAATTAGAAACTTAAGGCAGAATCTTATTGTTTTTCATGATGGGATATTCCATAGATTTTATCCTCAAAGGAACTTTcaatatactaattattcCACAAATAACTCCTTAACCACATTGAATAATCGTAAAATACCAATAACTTCAAACATATTTGAGAAGAACAAATATAattctaattttaaaaagcATAAAAGGAATTTCAGATATTTAGCCTTCATAACCACAGCAAGCTGTGCTATACACAAGAATCCTGATGAATCCACCgataaaaatgaagaaaataaGGAGGAAGAAGTAACCGATGAAAAGGATGAATCTACCACGTTTGACCCGtttgatgatgaagatgTAGTTTACTTTTCTAAAGATTATACATACGAGTCACCTACAAAggataataaatattatatacacattGAGAAGTTTAGGTATCCAAACCCTAAAGGCGCTAAGATTCCAAAGTCTATTAATTCAGACATTGATTCGTTCTTCGTAAATCCTTTTTTCGGTTATTTCAAACGAGTAAAGGATCAAATCGACAGTATTTTCGACAATTCAGGCGTTAATTTCTCTAATTTGTCACCGTTTAATCCTACGAATGGAGGTGGAAATGCGGTTCATATGGACCCATTTTGGGTAGTTTTAAGTAACACGCCGCCGACAACCTTTAGTAACGCGTTTATGTTAATTTGCGGAGCAGTTTTTGCACTTTGGAAGTTATCCGAAAACACAGCCAGCACTAAATTCTCAGAATTCATGAATAAACACTTCATCACATCTTACGAAGCCTTTAAATCCAAACGCTATCACACACTACTCACCTCaggtattaattatttagttgTATAATGTTCGTAGCGATAAGTCATTCATCGTTTGTTCATTTTGGAGTGAATTGTATGTTATTTCATCAATTGATGAAGACGTTTAATAATCACATGTCGTTTTACAGCACACACCACGTTAATAATAGCCTACAAACATTTGTAAGGAGTATTTTCTCCTCAAACTCCACACTCAACGGTAACTCCCAACACTATCACTCaattaacactaatacTACCTAAtgttactaataataacaattgTAGTGGGAAATGTGTCGAAGGTAGGAAGGATAACGACGaatgatatatttaatgtaatgtTTTTATCATCGTTGGCGTCAAGTTTGGGTCACgtgtatttttataagaCTCCAGTTCTGGGAGCGTCAGGAGCTATTTCGGGGCTGATGTACCTCTTGGCTTCAACCTTCCCAAATAGCTTCTTCAGAACAGTATTTCCGCTCCCGGGACTTAATTTAAGCATTTTACAAATCGGTCAGGTTTTTGTAGCCACTAATTTGTTCTTTCTAATGAATGGAAGGAGTCCGAACATAGCGTGGGCCGCACATCTCATAGGGATGGGAGCAGGAGCACTTTACTGTTTCTTCCAGCAATATGTAAACAAAAGACCAGGCTTCTATAACCCGTTCTCACTCTCTGTGAAAACGGCCAAGAGTCAGTGGATGAGAACGTTCCAAGGTATGAATAACTGATTTGACCTCAAATTGTTTAGGGTTTGGGAAGATTTAATTCcatgtaataataaatttaaaacacattttactctacattttcatattttatgcctttattttacacatgtGTGGTGCCTCAGATTATCCATAGATTGGCAAAcctattatataatatttagaagtagaaacattaaaaatgaagtatataaattcaGTTCTTTgcttaataatattattaaatgtaGTTCAGTGTAGAGaaaattctgaaaattCAGAAGATTCCAAAATCGCTAAGGATTCCACATTTAACCCTATCAAAATAGACTATTTTGAATATGAATTCCCAATCAACCATCATGTAATTCCATTTTCATACACTTTGGAAGGCTCCGCTGGAAAGAATTCAGTAAAGCCTGAAGAATCACACAATAGCGCTGAAgtaactaaaattatttacacacaacatatttaatttttaggacTCCAATGTTGacaatataaataacatgAATTTGGAACCAAGACTGGAACCTTCCTACACTTCTTACTCCTTCATTAGAAGTTATAACGTTTCTAAATCCTGCCCACTggatgataattttttcagCAATCGTATAAGTAAATTCTCAAGATTCGGATCAGGTCGTGAAAGCGGTTACCCAGACCTAAACgaagtaataatttttactaatataacaattttcaGCTGATTGAGCATAATAAGACTTCAAATGGAGTCCTTTTAGTTGACTTTTTTGCAACTTGGTATGTTATTAGGGTTTAATTTCCTGTAGGTGTGGACCTTGTCAAAGGATGAACGAGAATTTGGTACTAAAAActcaataattatttgttagGAAGTGATAAGATCACAGTATAGAAGTGATAAACTGACAATACACTCAGTAGATGTGGATCAGAATAAAAGCCATTTGGAAGAGTACAAAATTACAGCACTCCCATCACTTTTATTATTCGTTAGAGGGGAGGTACACAAGAAAATCGTCGGACTCGTTGATGTTAAAACTCTAATCAAGGAAATTGATCTCTCATTAGATTCACTATaccattaatttattattcatacTTCATACATTATTGTGTGTGCTAATGTGTAGTGAGTTATTTGtcaaaatattattgaatACTCTTTAAAATCTTATTGGCTATGTCTTTACTTTCTTTGTAAATACGTTTCTTCTCAATTTTACCCTTGTTTAATATAGTTTCCTGGTCATCAGAGTCAATATCAGTCCAACATTCTCCACAAACCTAAAACTGTGTAACTGAATTAAGATTACTTTTCGGCATTCTCTTCTCTGAACAGTCTCATAAAGACATAATAAGTGGAATTTATGACCTAAATCATAAATATACACAATTGTAAGTTTAGAGTACCACAATCTAGATTAAAAGTTTTGGGATATTTTGAGCCGTGAAGAGAATCATTTAAAGGAAATAAACactaaaatcaattttacagAATAAACCGTACCAGCATGCATGAGTTATGTTTTTGTACAtgattatttgaaaatattgAGTCATCCACTGACACAGGAGTTCCATTTAGTACTTTG harbors:
- the ROM6 gene encoding Rhomboid family protein; translated protein: MSYVRITNFTAIRNLRQNLIVFHDGIFHRFYPQRNFQYTNYSTNNSLTTLNNRKIPITSNIFEKNKYNSNFKKHKRNFRYLAFITTASCAIHKNPDESTDKNEENKEEEVTDEKDESTTFDPFDDEDVVYFSKDYTYESPTKDNKYYIHIEKFRYPNPKGAKIPKSINSDIDSFFVNPFFGYFKRVKDQIDSIFDNSGVNFSNLSPFNPTNGGGNAVHMDPFWVVLSNTPPTTFSNAFMLICGAVFALWKLSENTASTKFSEFMNKHFITSYEAFKSKRYHTLLTSAISHSSFVHFGVNCMLFHQLMKTFNNHMSFYSTHHVNNSLQTFVRSIFSSNSTLNVGNVSKVGRITTNDIFNVMFLSSLASSLGHVYFYKTPVLGASGAISGLMYLLASTFPNSFFRTVFPLPGLNLSILQIGQVFVATNLFFLMNGRSPNIAWAAHLIGMGAGALYCFFQQYVNKRPGFYNPFSLSVKTAKSQWMRTFQGFGKI
- the trxB/A gene encoding Thioredoxin family protein produces the protein MKYINSVLCLIILLNVVQCRENSENSEDSKIAKDSTFNPIKIDYFEYEFPINHHVIPFSYTLEGSAGKNSVKPEESHNSAEDSNVDNINNMNLEPRLEPSYTSYSFIRSYNVSKSCPLDDNFFSNRISKFSRFGSGRESGYPDLNELIEHNKTSNGVLLVDFFATWCGPCQRMNENLEVIRSQYRSDKLTIHSVDVDQNKSHLEEYKITALPSLLLFVRGEVHKKIVGLVDVKTLIKEIDLSLDSLYH